The Erinaceus europaeus chromosome 4, mEriEur2.1, whole genome shotgun sequence genomic sequence CTAACTGCCATTCCTCTCTCCCACTTCAAGTCACACACAGTACAAATATTTAAGACTCAACAGCTAGTAATGCTTTTGAGTGGATATAGCACTAGACAGCACAGAATGGTTAGTAAGACGTCAGTGCTGAAAGACAGCAACAGAAGCAACTCAAAGTTAAAGGCATGTTTGTCCCAAATGAACACTACTTGCCCGCACACACGCACATGCCTTGTTAATGTCTATGCAAGGTTCTCATCTGCACCCCAATCATTCCAGCCATAAATAAGTCTTTCCCAAATGATTCTTAACTTCTGGACACCTCTTTCACCTCAAATACCCTTAAGAAGTCTACACCACCTCAATGTTCTTAATCAGTGAAGACGGCTCAATAAGACATAGTCATGAGCAATTGTGacgaaaactttttttttctcacttctgGAGAAACCTTGAGGTCCCCCCCTTCCTTTTGATTATAAAGGAATATATATGGCATGAAACACTATCTTCACTGCTGAGGAGTCTAGGAGACCATTCATGCTATTTCCTTCATAGCTGGTCATTTAACCTCTTCCAACAGATGGTACAGCCCCAAACATCTTGACACCCACATCCATTCTAGGGAGTACTACTGATGCACTATAGTAAGTACTGGCTGTGCCCTTTCCCCTTTTGCTCTTCCCACTATCCTGCTCAGTCCAGTGGTGTTTGCATCCCCCACTGGCAGCTGTTCCTCCCTTACTGCTTCTGTTGCCCTCTTTTAGCACTGATGTCGTGCCGGCCATTCTGTGCTGTCTAGTGCTATATCCACTCAAAAAGAGTTATCCTCTGCAGGccaggaagatagtataatgtttgtgcctgaggatctgaggttccAGCTTTAGTCTCTGATAGTccctaagctagagctgatcagtgctctgaattaaaaaaaaaaatgccctgtaacatcaatcagaaaagaaaaccaatGCTAAAATCCTGTGGGGGCATACCATACTCAGAACTGATTTGACCTCCGAAATCTTACCCAGTTAAAACAAAATACACATACAATTGCCTTTGGGAGAGAACTAAGGGTGCTCAGCCTCTGCAATCAAGCCAGAAGCGTGCTTCATACAGACCTCTTTAATCAAGGAGTCATCAACTGGGATGCTGAGAGAGTCACAAATTTTAAAGAACATCTCTTTATCCACAAATCCTGAAGCTTCTTTGTCCTGGTCTTGAAATGCTTCACGAATGTTGTCTTTGTACGGATGGCTTTTCAATTGCTTTTGGATTGTATCTATTAATGCCTCCAGCTCTTGCACACCTGGACCCTCTTTAGTTCGTTTGCTATAAAGAAACGAAAAGAGTGACTACGTATAGTTTTGTTCTTGACCAATCTTATCTCAGTGACTAAAATTCCCACTTGGTGAAGTAGGAGAAGTCTCTAATGAGAAAGAGCTTCAAGGCTGAGCTGATCACCAACTGACCACTTGCCTGcaggggctggatgatggcaACCATTGACATTAGGAAGATCTGATTCgggacactttttctttttttttttttttagtttttatttataaaatggaaatattgacaaaactgtaggataagaggggtttctacacaattcccacctctaaAACTCTGTATCCaacccccttccttgatagcttccctactctttatccctctgggagtatggatccacaatcattgtggggtgcataaggtggaaggtctggcttcagtaattgcttccctgctgaacatgggcattggcaggttgatccatactcccagccttgggCACAGTTTTTGAACTGCAGCCCAGACACCCTCACTGCCatctttttttgaaatcactgaaCTACAAAGCTAAATCTAACACCATCACCACTCCCATTCTGGTGTTTGTAAAATTTACATGACACTCTATACACTACTTCAGATCTGCATGATTTATATGACATCATAACATAAattctgggccaggtggtagtgcatcagttaagcacacatggtacaaagtacaaggatccacgcaggatgctggttcaagcctttggcttcccacctgcaggggggttgctttacaagcagtgaaacaggtctgcaagtgtctgtctttctctctttctctctaccttcccctcccctctcaatttctctgtcctatccaaaaaatagaaaaaatggccacaggagcagtgggttcatagtgtaggcatcaagcaccagtgataactctggaggcaaaaataaaataaattctcgcACTGTATGTTAATAAGATACACTATGTTCAaaattatagtcaataatatgACATGAATACAAAAACTATG encodes the following:
- the LOC132538115 gene encoding EF-hand domain-containing protein 1-like produces the protein MITRCFVIWLHCKRTKEGPGVQELEALIDTIQKQLKSHPYKDNIREAFQDQDKEASGFVDKEMFFKICDSLSIPVDDSLIKELIRMCTHGEDRINYFNFVHAFSH